TCGGCGGAGATGAACTTGAAAGAAAACTGTATGCCGTGCGCCGCTCGATGGAAAAAGCCGCAAGGGAAAAGAATTTCTCAAACGAGGACTTTTATGTGGTGTCGTTCTCCGGCAGGACCGTGACCTACAAGGGGATGCTGGTCGGGCCGCAATTCGAGGATTTTTATTCGGACCTCGGCAGGATGGAATGCGCGAGCGCAATCGCGCTCATCCACCAGCGCTATTCCACCAACACGTTCCCGTCGTGGCCGCTGGCTCAGCCGTTCCGCGCAATCGCGCACAACGGCGAAATCAACACCCTGCGCGGCAACATCAACAAGATGAGGGCGCGCGAGGCCACGCTCTCGCCGGTCGTCGGAGACCTTGACATAAAGAAACTGCTGCCCGTCATCGATGCGCGGCTCTCCGACTCGGCGATTTTCGACAACGTGTTCGAGCTTCTCACGCGCGGCGGCCGCTCCATGGAGCACGCAATGATGATGATGATGCCCGAGGCGTTTGGCCCGCGCTACCACATCAGCGAGGACAAACGCGCGTTCTACGAATACCACGCGGCGATCATGGAACCGTGGGACGGCCCGGCCGCCATCGCATTTACCGACGGCGAAAAGGCGGGCATGTCGCTCGACCGGAACGGTCTGCGCCCCGTGCGCTTCGTGATCACCAAGAGCGGAAAAGTGGTGGTGGCATCGGAGGTCGGCGTGCTCGACATAGAACCCGACGACGTGCAGCAAAAGGGAAGGCTCGGGCCCGGAAAAATGTTCGTCGTTGACACGAGGCTGCACCGCATTGTTTTTGACAATGAAATCAAGGCGTCGGTATCGCGGCGGAAACCCTACCGCCGCTGGCTCGACGCAAACCGAATCGAGTTGCGGGGCCTGTTCCAGGCGCCCGGCCCGGTTACCGTCGAACAGCAGTCGCTCCTCACCAGACAAAAAGTGTGGGGGTACACGCTCGAGGACCTCGCCATGATCATCGCTCCCATGGCGGAAAACGGCCAGGAGCCGGTGCTTTCCATGGGAAACGACGCCGCGCTTGCCGTGCTTTCGCAGCGGCCGCAGCTTTTATACAATTATTTCAAACAGCTTTTTGCGCAGGTGACCAATCCAGCCATCGATCCCTACCGGGAAAACCAGGTGATGTCGCTCATGGGATTCATGGGAAGGGAAGGAAACCTTCTCGACGAGACGCCCCTCCACTGCCGCCAGCTCAAACTGCCGCACCCGATATTGACAAACGAGGACATGGACCGGCTGCGCAGCGTGGACCAGGACGGGTTTACCGCCGCCACGATCCCGATGTTCTTTTCCCGGGGAGCCGGCGCCCGGGAGTGCGCCGCAGCCCTTGATGCCATGGGCGGGGAGGCGGTGCGGCTTGTTGACAAGGGAAATGCGCTGCTCATCTTGAGCGACCGCGGCGTCACCGACTCGCGCGTGCCGGTGCCGGCCCTGCTTGCGGTGTCGGCGGTGCACCACCATCTCGTGGCCGCTGGCAAGCGCCAGCTCACCGGCGTGATCGTGGAGACCGGCGAGGCCCGCGACGTCATGCATTTCGCGACCCTCATCGGGTTCGGCGCGTCGGCCGTTAACCCGTATCTGGCGTTCGAGACCGTTGCCGATCTGTCAAGGACCGGCATGTTGTCGCGGGAATTGAAGCCGGAAACGGCGATTGACAATTACATCACCGCGGTGAAAAAAGGCCTGCTCAAGATCATGTCGAAGATGGGCGTATCCACCATCCGCAGCTACAAGGGCGCGCAGCTGTTCGAGGCCGTCGGGCTCAACCGGGAATTCATCGACCGCTATTTTCCCAATACGCCCTCGCGTATCGGCGGTGTCGGGCTCGACGTGGTCGCGGCCGAGGCCATGAGCCGGCACGCCGCCGCTTTCAATGCAAAAAGCGGCGAATCGCTCGCGTCCGGCGGTGATATCCACTACAGAAAAGACGGGGAAAAACATCTTTTCACGCCCGAGGCTATCGCGCTTCTACAGCAGGCGGTGCGTAAAAATGACTACGGGCTGTACCGCCACTACGCGGCCGCGATCAACAACACGGCAACGAACCTTTGCACCTTGCGGGGACTGTTTACCTTTAAAGAACGGACGCCGGTACCGCTTGATGAAGTGGAGGCGGAGGAAAAAATCATCAAACGGTTCGTGACCTCGGCGATGTCGTTCGGCTCCATAAGCAAGGAGGCGCATGAGGCCATGGCCGTTGCCATGAACCGCCTGGGAGCAGCGAGCAATTCAGGCGAGGGCGGGGAAGACGAAGACCGCTTCCGTCCCCTTGACAACGGCGATTCGCTCAACAGCGCGGTCAAACAGGTCGCCTCGGCGCGGTTCGGGGTGACAAGCAGCTATCTGGTGAATTCCCGCGAATTGCAGATCAAGATCGCCCAAGGCGCAAAACCGGGCGAAGGCGGCCAGTTGCCGGGACACAAGGTGAACGCCGAGATCGCCAAAGTACGCTACGCAACGCCGGGGGTCGCGCTGATTTCGCCGCCGCCGCATCATGACATCTATTCGATAGAGGACCTGAGCCAGCTTATTTTCGACCTTAAAAACGCCAACCCGCAGGCGCGCATTTCGGTGAAGCTCGTCGCCGAGGCCGGCGTGGGCACTATCGCGGCGGGAGTCGCAAAAGGCAAGGCCGACATGGTGCTCATCAGCGGGCATGACGGCGGCACCGGCGCATCTCCGCTTTCGTCAATCAAATACACGGGGGCCCCCTGGGAAATCGGGCTTGCCGAGACCCAGCAGACCCTGCTGCTCAACCGGCTCCGCGATCGCATACGCGTCCAGGTCGACGGGCAGCTGCGCACCGGGAGGGACGTGGTGATCGGCGCGCTGCTCGGCGCGGAAGAATTCGGTTTCGCCACCGTGGCACTGGTGACGCTTGGGTGCGTCATGATGCGCAAATGCCACCAGAACACCTGCCCGGTGGGTGTTGCCACGCAGGACCCTGAGCTGAGAAAACGTTTTACGGGAAAGCCCGAGCATGTCATGAACTTCATGCGGTTCGTGGCGCGCGACACGCGGGAGCTCATGGCGCGGCTCGGGTTCCGCACCATTGACGAAATGGTGGGCCGCGCCGACGTGCTCGATAGCGACGCCGCAATAGGGCATTACAAAACCAAAGGTCTCGATTTTTCCGCCGTGTTTGCGGTGCCGGTGCTCCCGGCGGGAACCGCGCTGCGTTGCACCGGTCCGCAGCGGCACGATTTCTCCCATTGCCTCGACCTCGAACTCATCGAACAGTCGAAGAAAGCGCTTGACGAAAGGCAACAACTCAACCTTTACGCCTCCATACGCAACTACAACCGCGCCGTGGGCGCCATGCTCAGCGGCGAAGTGTCGAAGCGGTACGGCTCGCGCGGCCTCCCCGCCGACACCATCCGGTGCAAATTCACGGGCTCCGCGGGCCAGAGCTTCGGCGCGTTCTGCGCGCCGGGCATCACCTTCGAGCTTGAAGGCGACGCCAACGATTATTTCGGCAAGGGCCTTTCGGGCGGGAAACTCATCGTGTATCCGCCCAAGGGTTCGACGTTCAGGTCGCACAACAACATCATTACCGGAAACGTGAACCTGTTCGGAGCGACCGGCGGCGATGCCTTCATTAACGGCATGGCGGGCGAACGTTTCGCCGTGCGCAACAGCGGCGCCACCGCGGTGGTGGAAGGCGTGGGCGACCACGGCTGCGAATACATGACCGGCGGCGTGGTGGTCATCATCGGGCGAACCGGCATCAATTTCGCCGCGGGCATGAGCGGGGGGGTTGCCTTCGTACTCGACGACACGCAGTTGTTCGACACGCGGTGCAATCTAGAAACCGTGGACATCGAGCCCGTCGCGGATCCGGCCGATCGTGAATTGCTGCATTCCCTCATTGAAAAGCATGTCGCTTACACCGGCAGCGAATACGCGGCGCGCATCCTGCGAGACTGGACCGAGATGCTGCCGCAGTTCGTGAAAGTAATGCCTGTTGATTACCGGCGCGCGCTCGAGCGCCTGCGGCGTGAAGAATCGAAGGAGACCGAAACGGTCTCGGTGACCGAGGAGGTTTTTCGCTGATGGGAAAGCTCACGGGATTTCTTGAATATCAACGGAAGAATTACGGCTACCGGCCGGTGGCGGAGCGCGTGAACGATTACCGCGAGCAGGTCGTGCCCCTTACGGCGGAAGAACTTTCGCGCCAGGGCGCGCGCTGCATGGACTGCGGCATTCCCTTTTGTCATGCCATGGGGTGCCCGCTGTTCAACCTGATCCCCGAATGGAACGACCTCGTTTACAAAAACAAGTGGCGCGAGGCGTACGAGCGGCTGTCGCTCACCAACAATTTCCCTGAGGTCACCGGGCGGATATGCCCGGCGCCGTGCGAGACCTCGTGCACGCTCTCCATCAACGACGCCCCCGTGACCATCAAGCAGATCGAGCTGGCGATCATCGAGCGCGCCTACAGCGAGGGATGGGTGGTGCCCCGGCCGCCCGATTTTGAAACGGGAAAAAAGGTGGCCGTGATCG
The Chitinivibrionales bacterium genome window above contains:
- the gltB gene encoding glutamate synthase large subunit, with protein sequence MRHFGLYNPQNEHGSCGVGFVANVDGKRSHQIVADGITVLKNLVHRGALGGDGKTGDGAGLLIQVPHELFKAELEKEGLGQLPAEGSYGIGMLFLPHDAEALRAVRDLVELTITAEGGRLIGWRDVPVRPESLGEIARSSMPRIRQVFAEFGGIGGDELERKLYAVRRSMEKAAREKNFSNEDFYVVSFSGRTVTYKGMLVGPQFEDFYSDLGRMECASAIALIHQRYSTNTFPSWPLAQPFRAIAHNGEINTLRGNINKMRAREATLSPVVGDLDIKKLLPVIDARLSDSAIFDNVFELLTRGGRSMEHAMMMMMPEAFGPRYHISEDKRAFYEYHAAIMEPWDGPAAIAFTDGEKAGMSLDRNGLRPVRFVITKSGKVVVASEVGVLDIEPDDVQQKGRLGPGKMFVVDTRLHRIVFDNEIKASVSRRKPYRRWLDANRIELRGLFQAPGPVTVEQQSLLTRQKVWGYTLEDLAMIIAPMAENGQEPVLSMGNDAALAVLSQRPQLLYNYFKQLFAQVTNPAIDPYRENQVMSLMGFMGREGNLLDETPLHCRQLKLPHPILTNEDMDRLRSVDQDGFTAATIPMFFSRGAGARECAAALDAMGGEAVRLVDKGNALLILSDRGVTDSRVPVPALLAVSAVHHHLVAAGKRQLTGVIVETGEARDVMHFATLIGFGASAVNPYLAFETVADLSRTGMLSRELKPETAIDNYITAVKKGLLKIMSKMGVSTIRSYKGAQLFEAVGLNREFIDRYFPNTPSRIGGVGLDVVAAEAMSRHAAAFNAKSGESLASGGDIHYRKDGEKHLFTPEAIALLQQAVRKNDYGLYRHYAAAINNTATNLCTLRGLFTFKERTPVPLDEVEAEEKIIKRFVTSAMSFGSISKEAHEAMAVAMNRLGAASNSGEGGEDEDRFRPLDNGDSLNSAVKQVASARFGVTSSYLVNSRELQIKIAQGAKPGEGGQLPGHKVNAEIAKVRYATPGVALISPPPHHDIYSIEDLSQLIFDLKNANPQARISVKLVAEAGVGTIAAGVAKGKADMVLISGHDGGTGASPLSSIKYTGAPWEIGLAETQQTLLLNRLRDRIRVQVDGQLRTGRDVVIGALLGAEEFGFATVALVTLGCVMMRKCHQNTCPVGVATQDPELRKRFTGKPEHVMNFMRFVARDTRELMARLGFRTIDEMVGRADVLDSDAAIGHYKTKGLDFSAVFAVPVLPAGTALRCTGPQRHDFSHCLDLELIEQSKKALDERQQLNLYASIRNYNRAVGAMLSGEVSKRYGSRGLPADTIRCKFTGSAGQSFGAFCAPGITFELEGDANDYFGKGLSGGKLIVYPPKGSTFRSHNNIITGNVNLFGATGGDAFINGMAGERFAVRNSGATAVVEGVGDHGCEYMTGGVVVIIGRTGINFAAGMSGGVAFVLDDTQLFDTRCNLETVDIEPVADPADRELLHSLIEKHVAYTGSEYAARILRDWTEMLPQFVKVMPVDYRRALERLRREESKETETVSVTEEVFR